The Cryptomeria japonica chromosome 9, Sugi_1.0, whole genome shotgun sequence DNA segment agtggcaagcatccattggcatACATATGAACCAATTTTCATGTCAACTAGACAAGATCAATCATAAACACAATGGCATAGAAAACACAATATGAGCCTTTTTCAAACATAAATTTTATAATGATTTGGTTTTGGAATACAAACAATTAATTTTTGCACCATTGCACAATCATCTTGAACACTTTATCTTTACACTTGCATCGTGTCTAAAATACATTCTCTCCATCTATCAAGGTTCTATTCAACATCAAAATCTCATCCATTTCTACTTCAACTTCTTCTATCAAGGGTTCTCCATCTTCTTAGGTCACCATCATTCTCTTGGGGTTTTGGTGGCAATTTATAGCCCTATGGGCCTCGCTATAAATAAAGCACCTCAAAGGCTTCCAACCTCCAGAAGATTAGTATCCTCATCCTCTGCCTCTAAAGCCACCCCTCCCTTTGAAGTTTGAGTTCAAATGATCCTATGGCTCTTCTTCATTGATTGATTTGGTGaacttcctcttcctctttctgaATTGCTGCCACCTTTTTTGTTAGCCACCCTGCCCAACCTATTCAATTTTTCATCTAGTTTTAAGGCTAATTGATATGCTTCATCCATAGTATTCACTGTGACGGCAGCTAACTCATTTTGGAGTTGAAATCTATGCCCATCAATGTATTGGGCCACTGCATGCATGCTCAACATCTTCTTGCAAATTAATCTTGATTTGCAACGTCAAAAATTCTTCAGCATAGGCTGATACAGAAGACTCGTTTTGTTTCAGATTTTGGAATTCTTAAAAAAGCTTTTGCTGATAATTTAAAGGCAAGGATTTtgttttcaaatgttttaactttTTTGCCATAATCCCTTGTCTTCTTCTAGCATTTTGGAGATTCTCCCACCATAGAGCAGCATGATACTTCATTTTACATGCTGCACCTTTGACCCTTGTGGACTAGTCTCTTCAATTATCTCCATGTCATAGTATTTTTCTAAGACTTGAACCCAATCTATGAACACTTTTAGATTCAACTCACCTTCGAGATCGGGAACTTTAACTTTAACTCTTGTTCCTTGTTTGGTTATAGCTCCAATGAGTCTTTCCATGGGATCTGTGGCTCCCCCTCGACCTGGTCTCAAAGACCTGCAACCTTTTGAGTACTTGCTAAATGTAATGTACCTTTGTTGAAATGCAAttgtaataataataaattaaaatataaaatataaaattaaagtttAATTTTAGCAAAGATTGGGCATGTGAAGAATCATGACTATTGAAGGAAAACAGATATATAAGAGACACCAAACAAGGACAAGGGAAAATCATATGAAGAGTACATCTTTTATTATCTGATTATTACCCCTTCGGAGCATGAAACTGTGGCTCATTTAACCTGAGGAAGAAATCCCTTATGGCATTTAAAGGATGAAAACCCTTTTATTTTCCTTGCCAAGTTTGTGGACGAAAACCCCTGACTCAGGCAGATTAAGAAATTATTTATCAAAGACTTTACTGCTGTAGACTTGAAGAAAATTGACAATACTATAGAAAACAATTCCTGATATGTCTGGGCAGATTTCTGAGTATCCAACTGACAGGACATGGCAAGGAGAAAATTAAGGGAGATGCTCTGCATCACCCTCCTTATAGGATAAAAGAGGCAGATACCTGctatttgcaagatgaatgactTGAATCTCCTGTTTGGATTTCTCGCAGTACGTTTGGTACTTTCAGTTTAAATTTTAAGCTTTTTATAGGTTTCTTATCTGCTAAGTTTTGTGAATGTTCGTCAGATGCAGGTACAGTACACTCACCATTTGGCTTGCTAAGTTATTTCCACACTGGACTCATACAACTTGATTTAGTACATGTAGGATTTTCTGTTGCCAACTGggctgttgattgtgaaattttaAGCATTCTTTCCGAGTATATGCCAGATGCAGATCCACTCACCATTTGGCTTGCTAAGTCATTTCTACGGTGGACTCATCTAACTTTATGATGTTTGAACCATTGGCAATGTGGAAGATTGAATTCATAAATAATTTATAGATAAATACAATTCCTGTTCTGAAATCTCCTTAAAACTATTTCTCCTCCTGTTGTTGCTACTATGTACCAGTTTTTTGTTTGAGGCAACATCACTATACACTAAGGTGGAAGAAGGGTATGCTATGCTCCAACATAATGTATGTATGGTTGTGGGGGTGTATTTAAAAATACATAAGAAAACATTTGTTTCTTTATGGAGCTCCTTCTTATGTTAAATTTTAACTATTCTTTTTGTTTTCTAGGTTCTCTAGTTAGTTGGTGGTGCGCTCTGCCTAAATTATATTTGGTTGTGGGTATGtgtaacaaataattgaaaaatacATAAGAAAACATTGTTTCCTTTATGGAGCTCCTCCTTATGGTAAATTCTaaatatttcttttgttttctaagtACTCTAGTTTAGTTGATGGTGCACTTTgcctaattatatttatgtaagcCACACCTTCTTACACCTTCTTAAAATTATATTCTTCAACGTCATGCTTGTTTCTGTTTGAACATTTCTTCCTGGATTTATATTTGTGAAATCCTTTATTCGATCATGCAGTGTGAAGATTTGAGCACTTTCTGAGAACTATCATATGTGCATCCCCTGCTATGAGAAGTAGTTTTGACTGTATTTTCTCCTTTTTTGTCCTATGAaagtttttctctttttctcaaaaAATTCCTTGTTTGAATCATGGAGCAGGAACTCTTCTATGCAAATTGCATATCAGAAGAAGATTACAATTTCTCAAAGAGGCCTCTACTTCTTCGTCTGGCAGTACAGGGAGCAGAGATTGATTCCCGAGATGTCTTGTTGAGTAGTGACCTAATCCCCTGTACTCTCAATAATATTATAACTGAGCCTGATAAACAGCAGGTATTACCAGAGTCAGTGAACAGGCAAGAAACAGAGTGGTCAGTGGTGGAGCTGAAAGAGGACCAGAGCATGTTCAAGAATTTTCCAGCCAGAAGGACAGGTGATTGTAGCGAAGAGAAATATTCAATGAAACAAGAAATAATTATGCCTTGTCTTGGCTTAACTCCCTATAAAGGAGCAGAGTCCAAGGAAAAACTCCCATCTATAATTGTTCCCAAGTCTCTAGATTTTAGAACAGCAACTGTCAAGGATTGCTGTCCCGCAAGGAATCCTCCTAGTTTACCAATGCAAAAGGATTATAAAGGAATGGCTATATGTATTAAACCCACCGAATCATTCAAAAATAACCCTTTTTGGCATGTAGCTGGATCATTGGATACTCCTGTACAACCTTTCAACAAAGAATCTCTCAACAAACAATCAGTAAAATCATCTCTTCTAGAGAATACCATGGCGTCATGGGCAGGTCATAAAAGAGGGACTACCAGAGCCAAAGTTAAAAAAGCCTTCAATCAGCTGCTCCTCAAAGTGCATAAAGACCATTCTAAGGAAAGTCAAACAGAGGCTTCATATTCATCTCATATTAGTGATTCTGATTCTGATTCTGAAACTGATGAGCAACAGTTGAAGTTTGGGAATAAATCATGGGGATTAGATCTATTCAAATCCTCGAAGAAGAACAAGAATGAAGAAGACACGGATCACCTTCCTCTAAATGTTGAAATGTCAGAGGAATCTCTTTCACCTTCTAAATTAATACTGAGACCAATTGGACAAGGGCCGAATACAAAGAAGATAAAGAGAAAGATACATTCTGATGGTGCTGCAACAGACTTTTTTGTTGATAAGGTACTGATCAAGTTGCTTGTTCATATGAGGCTTTTAGTTTCTCCAGTTGATAACTATTTAACACAAAATATCTTCTGGTAAAAGCCCATTAACAAAGATCGTCAATGAGATatgttgatttttctttctttcaacttCTTGGCATTCAACAGCATTTTGAGCATAAATGAAGCTTGTTTCTTGTATGGTTATAACGAGGAAGAAAATCTTTGCTATTTAACTCAGGTTTTGGGTGAGAATATAAAGATGGAGTTGTCACGCATCCTT contains these protein-coding regions:
- the LOC131072985 gene encoding uncharacterized protein LOC131072985 produces the protein MAFSSFPLSYKSLQENISSMYKNMHTFSFRKIEDETPEQRLAHQQSENLKWQQDMFHRILNKIGLHKEGIVSEEEVDATRSDLLYALIASPAEGEWPAITRDKLLFLQELFYANCISEEDYNFSKRPLLLRLAVQGAEIDSRDVLLSSDLIPCTLNNIITEPDKQQVLPESVNRQETEWSVVELKEDQSMFKNFPARRTGDCSEEKYSMKQEIIMPCLGLTPYKGAESKEKLPSIIVPKSLDFRTATVKDCCPARNPPSLPMQKDYKGMAICIKPTESFKNNPFWHVAGSLDTPVQPFNKESLNKQSVKSSLLENTMASWAGHKRGTTRAKVKKAFNQLLLKVHKDHSKESQTEASYSSHISDSDSDSETDEQQLKFGNKSWGLDLFKSSKKNKNEEDTDHLPLNVEMSEESLSPSKLILRPIGQGPNTKKIKRKIHSDGAATDFFVDKVLGENIKMELSRILAEMGTTNPNPNFTDEQIESIATQLPVDKNELKKFFPTSWCERYGDVVLDVVRKEFKHHIREMENLRRTAQERRSKAAKRWSLKDHDMNCSPKTDKTKVVVHNSFNRYFASQDENSAPNNSHQRPTTKVTFSLPSSKAQLTYI